A single genomic interval of Microbacterium sp. BLY harbors:
- a CDS encoding thiamine pyrophosphate-binding protein: MSTDTTGGDRYADTAGRAVLETLRAYGVTAIFGIPGTHNLEFYRPLADLGIRAVTNRHEQGSGYGADGWAQQTGLPGVVITTSGPGLQNAMSAIGTAFCESRPLIVLSPGVPLGAEFADVGTLHETKDATAMVGAIAEWSRRVTTAAEAVEAVHDAFHLFRTGRPRPVHIEIPLDVLEAPADVPAEDRRPRPMPDRVSGDPVALAEAARLLSAARTPVVVAGGGAVDAAHQIVGMAERLGAPVLTTLNGKAVLDEHHPLSLGSNLRLAAARAVAEDADVLLVVGSKLGEAELWAPRLAARGAVIRIDISPAQRDKNLPATVGLIGDAAAVTDALLPLLPDDARPPRDLTAERAAIDAESRETAPDAVALAEVIAGALPADAIVAGDSSQIVYLALGSVLRQEQPHSLLYTPTYATLGYGLPAAIGAAVAQTERPVVTVIGDGALMFCVNELVTAVEQRLDVTVVCVDNGGYAEIRQNELDRGMTPVGVDLVQPDWAALATAFGATGRRVAARADVAPSIRAAIADGGVQLVHIPQHAL; the protein is encoded by the coding sequence ATGAGCACCGACACCACCGGCGGCGACCGGTACGCCGACACCGCGGGCCGCGCGGTCCTGGAGACCCTCCGCGCCTACGGGGTGACCGCGATCTTCGGCATCCCCGGCACGCACAACCTGGAGTTCTACCGGCCCCTCGCCGACCTCGGCATCCGCGCCGTGACGAACCGGCACGAGCAGGGGTCGGGGTACGGGGCCGACGGGTGGGCGCAGCAGACCGGGCTCCCCGGTGTCGTGATCACCACGTCCGGCCCCGGGCTGCAGAACGCGATGAGCGCGATCGGCACCGCGTTCTGCGAGTCGCGGCCGCTGATCGTGCTGTCTCCGGGCGTGCCGCTCGGGGCGGAGTTCGCCGACGTCGGCACGCTCCACGAGACCAAGGACGCCACGGCCATGGTCGGCGCGATCGCCGAGTGGTCGCGACGGGTGACGACCGCCGCGGAGGCGGTGGAGGCCGTACACGACGCGTTCCACCTCTTCCGCACCGGCCGTCCCCGCCCCGTGCACATCGAGATCCCGCTCGACGTGCTGGAGGCGCCGGCTGACGTGCCCGCGGAGGACCGGCGACCGCGGCCGATGCCCGACCGCGTCTCCGGGGATCCGGTCGCGCTCGCCGAGGCCGCCCGGCTGCTGTCCGCCGCCCGCACCCCGGTGGTCGTCGCCGGTGGGGGCGCGGTGGACGCCGCGCACCAGATCGTGGGCATGGCCGAGCGGCTCGGCGCTCCTGTGCTCACGACCCTGAACGGCAAGGCCGTGCTCGACGAACACCACCCGCTGTCCCTCGGCTCGAACCTGCGCCTCGCCGCCGCGCGCGCCGTGGCGGAAGACGCCGACGTGCTGCTCGTCGTCGGCTCGAAGCTGGGCGAGGCGGAGCTCTGGGCGCCGCGGCTCGCGGCGCGCGGCGCCGTGATCCGCATCGACATCTCGCCCGCCCAGCGTGACAAGAACCTTCCCGCGACGGTCGGCCTGATCGGCGACGCGGCCGCCGTGACCGACGCTCTCCTGCCGCTGCTTCCCGACGACGCGCGCCCGCCCCGCGACCTGACCGCCGAGCGGGCCGCGATCGACGCCGAGTCCCGCGAGACGGCTCCCGATGCCGTCGCCCTCGCCGAGGTCATCGCCGGTGCCCTCCCCGCCGACGCGATCGTGGCGGGCGACTCCTCTCAGATCGTGTACCTGGCGCTCGGCAGCGTGCTGCGGCAGGAGCAGCCGCATTCCCTGCTCTACACGCCGACCTACGCCACGCTCGGCTACGGCCTCCCCGCCGCGATCGGCGCGGCCGTCGCGCAGACCGAACGCCCGGTGGTCACCGTCATCGGCGACGGCGCCCTGATGTTCTGCGTGAACGAGCTCGTCACCGCCGTCGAGCAGCGCCTCGACGTCACCGTGGTGTGCGTCGACAACGGCGGTTACGCGGAGATCCGCCAGAACGAGCTCGACCGGGGGATGACCCCGGTCGGCGTCGACCTCGTGCAGCCGGACTGGGCCGCCCTGGCCACTGCGTTCGGAGCGACCGGGCGACGGGTGGCCGCGCGCGCCGACGTCGCCCCGAGCATCCGCGCGGCCATCGCCGACGGCGGGGTGCAGCTCGTGCACATCCCGCAGCACGCCCTCTGA